ATTTTTCTAGAGAaaatttgtttttttgtttttctctcGTTAAGCCCACCGTGTGAGAAAACACTGTTATGCTTTACGGTGAAGCACAAATGATGTGTTTCACGGTGAGAGTGAAAAGCACAATTGTGCTTTTTATAAGGGGTAATTTTTAATTAGTGATCTCAGTCATACAAATGTTCTTTTTAATTTGGGCCTGGAAAACAAATCGGCAAAAGTCTATTCTGCCGTGGCGCCGTGGAACCGATATTTCTTTTTACATGGTGGCACTGAATTGTGAAACATGGATAAAGCAGAGGCCCAGTTGTATCCACTGTTTTCGCTGACAGAAACACATCACTTTCGAACCGCTTTCACCAACAAGTCCTGAGAGGAGAGGCTGCACGATCCTAGCCTGTACCGTCAGTTCCAGCACTGTGCCACTTGTACCCAAGACACACCACCAGGAATCAAATATCTGCATGTGCGTTAGCAGCAACAATCACATTCCCAGCAGCGCATCAAGAAACCGCGGGCCGGGAGGCGCAGAATCCGTTGTTTCCCCCCTGAGAAGAAAGCCTTTTGACCCTGGGGGAAAAGGTGAAAACTCCTTCAGACACCTTTGGCTTTGGGTCAGTCGAGTCTCAATTCACGCCTTCCATGTCAAAATCATCGCGGCTCAGCTCACAGAAGAGACTGCGATGGAAATGTCGCATCAAAATCACCCGCCCTGTGTCTCtctgtctgtgtgtgtgtggctTAGAGGGAGTTCACCGCAAGATCTTCCGGTGGGCAGAAACAAGCATCTTCTATCATTCAGCCTGAGCTCTCAATGGTGCGGTGCGGCATCTGAGCTTTTGAGGGCGGCCAGGAGTGATGTTGGCCCTGTTAAATATCCCTTTTCCAAGCCCCTAGTGGTTAAACCCCCTACATATTCCGTTTCTGTGGTCGACTGATCGTCGAAAATCACATGCCGCCACTCGAAAAAGTCTCCGGGGCAAGTGCCGGGGAGGGACGGCTGCGATTTGCTAGCCGGATCCACCCCCGACACTTCGACAATGATTTACCACGAGAATTTGGTAGATACTATTCGAAAAAAATTAAAGTAAAAAGTTGTTGATACACTGAATGTTTTCCCCCCTTATAGATGCACATACACGTAGCTCGGTCGCTAGAATCCACCTGCGCAAACGGACGTCTGGGCTCTGAATTGGGCACGACTAAACGCACGACACGGGTTTGGTCACCATGATGCGGCGCTTGAACACAAGCAAGCAAGCAGCTATCATGAAAACCTGAAGAGAGGAGAAGGCCATCATTTGAACACTGGCTGGCAAGGTCGAGGCCGACGTCGCTGGTCCTCGTCCGTGGCCTGTGTCAAGTCTGCTGTCTGCGTGTGCGGCTTCGCCTCCGACCGTTCAGTGTAAAACTCCGCTGATACGATTCGCTCTGCACTTTTGCTTCTCGGTGGTACCGTCAAAGTTGTCCCggagaggagaagagaagaaaaaCTACGTGTCACGGGCGGCGCCGTCTGTGCGGTCACCaggtgtgctgctcctgcctgaCAGCCAGCCTCTAGCTGCACGTACGGCTGCGACAATCAGCCTCTATCATTATTGTTCAACGACATTGTCATTAGATTTAGACGGTTCACTGACGCTAGAATAATCGGGAGGATGTCAAAAGGTGATGCCACAACCGAAACCATGGCCTATGTGTATGTGTTGGGAGGATTCGTCTGAGATTGTAGTTGAAAAAAGCCTGCGAAATTCCCCTCCTTGACCCGCACACTACTACGAGTACGAAACTCTGCGTGCTAAAAGCGTAGCTGAAAGTCGTGTGCTTCAGCCATCCGCCCCTACCCATCAATATGATCTTTCCCATCACGACGTACATAATGCACACCTAATGATTGCTAGCTGAGTTGTTTACGACTGCCAGGTCGTAAATTACTACTAGAAGAAATTGTGCTGCAAATTCAAACTTGTCACGATCGCTTGTTCGCATCGCATGATGATCACACCGCGCTGCCTCGCGGTGCCCAATTCCAACGTGCAAACCTCGGAACCGGCTCCAGCTGGCCAGCAAAAACGATCGGCGAGCCAGACATCCCGTGTCGAGGAACGACGGTTCACGGGCGTTGGGCAGCCAGGTGGTCCGACCAAGCAAGGAATGTGGAGACGAAACGGAGTAATGAGGAAGCCAGAACGTTCGCCGCcgcgtacgtacgtacgtacgtataTACGTGAACGTGACATACGGTCCAGCACCGGCATAATTCTTGGGCCGTTTTGCGTCGTACGTCCGCAAGTAATCACTGAACTTATTCCTCCATCATATATGGACATAATTCAAGCGTCCCTTAATGCTCCAAGCGACGCATTAAGAAGCCGGGTCCCTCTTGCTTTCGCAAAGGAGCGAAATAATAGTACGAGCAAGCACAGCCGTTTAGCGGTGAAGGTGAGGCCGTGGGAGCCATTGACGGACGGCAACACGTTACACGGATGGTAAAAACTTTCCATTTTTTTTCCCTTTCTAGTCGGCCTGGAGAAGAGTCGAGCATAAATATCCAACATGGATCTctctcatgcatgcatggggTCGGGGGAGCACAGCAACACATGGATCTGGTGGTCGACCACCGCACCGCATCGAGTGGTTCGTGCGTCCCTTCCTCTGTGAATCGTCGTCCCTTTTCACCCCGGGCGCGGGGCGGGGCCGCTGTCCCATCGTGCGGTGCGGACAGATGGAAACCAGTCCCGCAAATATCTGGGCGGTTACGGTCACTCATCATGCGCGGTCACGCGCAGCGCAGGCCGTCAGCCTCCAGAAACAcagagccacgccgcgggccccATGCCAGCCAGCCACTGATCACCTCTGCGTTGCGTTGCGTTGTGCTGAAGCCGCACACCCGCCCCTTTAAATACGGCCTCGGCGCTCCTTTCCCCGGCAGAGACGCGACCTCGGCAAAAAGAAACACCTCCCAACCTTTGCTTGCTTGCTCGCGCCGCCAAGCCCCTCCACAGCTCGCAACAGTGCCAGCAACACAACTGGTGCAGCTGCGGCCGCCGGTTCCGAGTTCCGACGCCGGCGAGCTGGTCGACCGAGAGGCCATTTCCAAGATGAACGCGCCCAGCTCGTGGCTGTTCGCGGACAACTCCAAGTACAGCACCCGCGCGCGGCTGGTCTTCATGGGCCTCTCCTTCGCCATCGGCATCCTCACCTTCCTCATCTACCTCGCCATCTGGTACACCTGcagccgccgcagccgccgccagcgcggcgcgggcgcggcggaCCTGGAGGCCGGCGCCGCGGACACGGCCGCGGCCGAGCGCGGCATGAGCGACGCCGCGATCGCCGCGCTCCCGACGTTCGCGTACGAGCAGGCGCAGGCGGACGACGCCGCGGTGGACTGCGCGGTGTGCCTCGGGCAGCTGGAGGCCGGCGAGAAGGCGCGGCGGCTCCCCAAGTGCGCGCATTTGTTCCACGCCGAGTGCGTCGACGCCTGGCTGCGCGCGCACTGCACGTGCCCCATGTGCCGCGCCCCCGTCGGCCtggccgccgccacctcctccaaGAAGGACGGCACCACGGAGACCACCCCGGCGCCGGCGACGGCCACAGCGACGACAGAGACGGCGGAGGCGCTGCCACCTGTTTAGGCTGCGCGTGGCTGCAGGCTCGCCGCGTGCCTCGGCACAAGGCTGAACTGAACCGCACGATTGGAGAATAGCTAACAGTGAGTGATCGGTCGACTAGCTAGCTAACGTAGGACGTATATAGAGGCCTAATCGAGGTGATTTATTTGGTTCGTACGTACGTGTACAGAAGTATCTGTGACGTCGATTGTATTATTACTATCATCCTCACTTCTATTCTAGGCGATTTTTGTTTGAGTAAATGAATGAATCTAGTGCTCGTAGCACGCACTGTGCTGCAACACATCTTGTCGTTGGTAAGCCTCCCCATTTTCTCTTTGTCCCGCGGCGGCGGACTAGCGTTTCTGTTGCGCGGTTCAGCTGCGCCGTCGCCGCTCTCGGTTGACACGCGCATGCCAGCTTGCGCGTGTCGCCTCGGTGCGTTCCGTTCCATTCCATTCCACGGGCGTGCGAAACCGCGCACCGGAATCCACCGAGAGTTCCTTCCAACTTCGCTGCGTTTTCCTTTCCTTCCCGGACGTCGGCGCTGGCTGGCCCCTGGGCCAAGCTAGCCGTGCAAGCATCCATTCGTTTCGTGCCTACTCCTGTCCTTTGTTTCGGGTACCGTTTCGCATTCGTCTGTAACTTGTCGAGTGCTGGTGTACTCTAGCAGATTCGTCGTAGACCCCGACAGCCATAGTAAGGGCTCCTTTGATTCAAAGAAATTTTATAAAAAATTTGGATGATTAGAATCTTTAGGAATTTTTTCCtgcattggtcgtttgattcatagtgttagaagagagagagagattgatggaatagttgttgtattgcttgagcctcatgggcatatatataggagtacaaggTTGTCTTGGAGTACAAGGCAAGGTGGAATAAATCCTACACTATCCTATGTTTCCATAATAACAAAaatactcaacatccccccgcagtcacaacggtagcgacgcagacggtgagactggagaaaAATCTGAAGGCAAGCCGATGGACACCCCCGACAGTCATAACGGTCGATGCATCGcggagtcgtggctggagtggaaaccgacgaggttgctcaagcatgGCGGTAGtcctttgtgccgtttgtcgagGTAGCCGAGAGCGTAGGTGGTGTAGCTGTAGTCGAGGTAGCCGTGTGAAGAACGCCGTGGTCGGTGTCGAGTCGGGGTGGCCGGTGTCGAGGAAGGCGCCGTGGACCAGgaagaagagcggcggcggcggcctgaggcggcggcggcggctaggtcaGAAGCACGGtggcggtgctcgaagtaggcgaggaAAAACCCGACAACatgacgaagaccggcgcggacggtggcgttcccgcgccaGGAGGCGGCGCGACGCATACCACTTGAAGTCGACGCACGTGGATGACGGTGGACAGCAGGCCGCagcgctacggcccgaaggggcgatgCAACGACGGCGGGCAGGTCTGGGCGACGACGGGGAAGGCCTTAGGGCAGTTGCAGGGATTGCGTGCCACGCTCGCTACGGCCCGACGGGGCGATGCAGCGGCAACGCGAGGGCCGGTGCAGCCTCGGGGACGGCCTGAAGCGGACGGCCTCGATGCGGCGGTTGACCGGGGGCCgcggtgttgggaatcgtagcataattttaaaattttccgtcgcccaccaagatccatctatggagtatactagcaacgaggggaaaggagtgcatctacatacccttgtagatcgcgagcggaagcgttccaatgaacgtggatgacggagtcgtactcgccgtgattcaaatcaccgatgaccgagtgccgaacggacggcacctccgcgttcaacacacgtacggtgcagcgacgtctcctccttcttgatccagcaaggggaaggagaagttgatggagatccagcagcacgacggcgtggtggtggatgtagcgggtctcggcagggcttcgccgagcttctgcgagacggagaggtgtagcaggggaggagggaggcgcccaaggctgttatattactgccctccctcccccctttatataggccccctgggaggggggggcgccggccaagatccatctaaggggggggcggccaaggggggtaacttaccccccaagtcaagtggggcgcccccccaccctagggttttcaaccctaggcgcagggggaaggcccatggggggcgccccagcccactatgggttGGTTCcgttcccacttcagcccatggggccctccgggacaggtagcaccacccggtggacccccgggacccttccggtggtcccggtgcAATACCGATAaccttcctatatataattcttcacctccgtaccattccggaactcctcgtgatgtccgggatctcatccgggactccgaacaacttttgggtttccgcatactcatatctctacaaccctagcgtcaccgaaccttaagtgtgtagaccctacgggttcgggagacatgcagacatgaccgagacgcctctccggtcaataaccaacagcgagatctggatacccatgttggctcccacatgttccacgatgatctcatcggatgaaccacgatgtcgaggattcaatcaatcccgtatacaattccctttgtcaatcggtatgttacttgcccgagattcgatcgtaggtatcccaataccttgttcaatctcgttaccggcaagtctctttactcgtaccgcaatgcatgatcccgtgactaacgccttagtcacattgagctcattatgatgatgcattaccgagtgggcccagagatacctctccgtcacacggagtgacaaatcccagtctcgatccgtgccaacccaacagacactttcagagatacccgcagtgtacctttatagtcacccagttacgttgtgacgtttggcacacccaaagcactcctacggtatccgggagttgcacgatctcatggtctaaggaatagatacctgacattggaaaagctctagcaaacgaaactacacgatcttttatgctatgcttaggattgggtcttgtccatcacatcattctcctaatgatgtgatgccgttatcaatgacatccaatgtccatagtcaggaaaccatgactatctgttgatcaacgagctagtcaactagaggcttactagggacacgttgtggtctatgtattcacacatgtattacgattttcggataacacaattatagcatgaacaatagacaattatcatgaacaaagaaatataataataacaatttattattgcctctagggcatatttccaacaatctcccacttgcactagagtcaataatctagttacattgtgatgaatcgaacacccattgcgtcctggtgttgatcatgttttgccctagggagaggtttagtcaacggatctgctacattcaggtccgtatgtactttacaaatatctatgtctccattttgaacactttcacgaatggagttgaagcgacgcttgatatgcctggtcttcctgtgaaacctgggctccttcgcaagggcaatagctcctgtgttgtcacagaagagagtcatcgggcccgacgcattgggaatcacgcCTAGATCgataatgaactccttcatccagactgcttcctgtgctgcctccgaggctgccatgtactccgcttcacatgtagatcccgccacgacgcttttcttgcaactgcaccagcttactgctcctccattcaaaatatacacgtatccggtttgtgacttcgagtcatccagatctgtgtcgaagctagcgtcgacgtaaccctttacgacgagctcttcgtcacctccataaacgagaaacatatccttagtcctcttcagttacttcaggatattcttgaccgctgtccagtgttccatgccgggattactttggtaccttcctaccaaacttacggcaaggtttacatcaggtctggtacacagcatggcatacataatagaccctatggccgaggcataggggatgacactcatcttttctctatcttctgccgtggtcgggcattgagccgtgctcaactgcacaccttgcaatacaggcaagaaccccttcttggactgatccatattgaacttcttcaatatattgtcaaggtatgtactctgtgaaagaccaatgaggcgtcttgatctatctctatagatcttgatgcctaatatataagcagcttctccaaggtccttcattcaaaaacacttattcaaataggcctttatactttccaagaattctatatcatttcccatcaatagtatgtcatccacatataatatgagaaatgctacagagctcccactcactttcttgtaaacacaggcttctccataagtctgtgtaaacccaaacgctttgatcatctcatcaaagcgaatgttccaactccgagatgcttgcaccagcccatagattgagcgctggagcttgcatactttgttagcattcttaggatcgacaaaaccttccggctgcatcatatacaattcttccttaaggaagccgttaaggaatgccgttttgacgtccatctgccatatctcataatcatagtatgcggcaattgctaacatgatttggacggacttcagctttgctacgggtgagaaagtctcatcgtagtcaaccccttgaacttgtcgataacccttagcgacaagtcgagctttgtagatggtcacattaccatccgcgtccgtcttcttcttaaagatccatttattttctatggctcgccgatcatcgggcaagtcagtcaaagtccacacttcgttttcctacatggatcctatctcggatttcatggcttctagccatttgtcggaatccgggcccgccatcgcttcttcatagttcgaaggttcaccgttgtctaacaacatgatttccaggacaggattgccgtaccactctggtgcggaacgtgtccttgtggacctacgaagttcagtagtaacttgatctgaagcttcatgatcatcatcattaacttcctccccagtcggtgttggcaccacaggaacatcttcccgcgctgcgctactttccggttcggaaggggtgactatcacctcatcaagttccactttcctcccactcaattctttcgagagaaactccttctccagaaaggacccgttcttggcaacgaagatcttgccttcggatctgaggtagaaggtatacccaatagtttccttagggtatcctatgaagacgcatttttccgatttgggttcgagcttttcaggttgaagtttcttgacataagcatcgcatccccaaacttttagaaacgacagcttaggtttcttcccaaaccataattcatacggtgtcgtctcaacggatttcgacggagccctatttaaagtgaatgcggcagtctctaaagcatagccccaaaatgagagcggtaaatcggtaagagacatcatagatcgcaccatatccaatagagtgcgattacgacgttcggacacaccgtttctctgaggtgttccaggcggcgtgagttgtgaaactattccaaatttccttaagtgtgtaccaaactcgtgacttaaatattctccaccacgatctgatcgtaagaactttatttttctgtcacgttgattctcaacctcactctgaaattccttgaacttttcaaaggtttcagacttgtgtttcattaggtagacatacccatatctacttaaatcaccagtgagagtgagaacataacgatatcctccgcgagcctcaacactcattggaccgcacacatcggtatgtatgatttccaataagttggttgctcgctccattgttccggagaacggagtcttggtcatcttacccatgaggcatggttcgcacgtgtcaaatgattcgtaatcaagagactccaaaagtccatctgcatggagcttcttcatgcgcttgacaccaatgtgaccaaggcggcagtgccacaagtatgtgggactatcgttatcaactttacatcttttggtattcacactatgaatatgtgtaacatcatgttcgagattcatcaagaataaaccattgaccagcggagcatgaccataaaacatatctctcaaataaatagaacaaccattattctcagatttaaatgagtagccatctcgaattaaatgagatccagatacaatgttcatgctcaaagctggcactaaataacaattattgaggtttaaaactaatcccgtaggtagatgcagaggtagcgtgccgacggcgatcacatcgaccttggaaccattcccgacgcgcatcgtcacctcgtccttcgccagtcttcgtttattccgtagttcctgttttaagttacaaatatgagcaaccgcaccggtatcaaatacccaggagctactacgagtactggtaaggtacacatcaattacatgtatatcacatatacctttggtgttgccggccttcttgtccgctaagtatttggggcagttccccttccagtgaccacttcccttgcaataaaagcactcagtctcaagcttgggtccattcttcgacttcttcccagtaactggcttaccgggcatggcaactcccttgccgtccttcttgaagttcttcttacccttgcccttcttgaacttagtggttttattcaccatcaacacttgatgttcttttctgatctccacctccgctgatttcagcattgaatacacctcaggaatggtcttttccatcccctgcatattgaagttcatcacaaagcccttgtagcttggtggaagcgactggaggattctgtcaatgaccgcgtcgtctgggagattaactcccagttgggataagcggttgtgtaacccagacattctgagtatgtgctcactaacagaactattctcctctattttacagctgaagaacttgtcggagacttcatatctctcaacccgggcatgagcttggaaaaccattttcagctcctcgaacatctcatatgctccatgtttctcaaaacgcttttggagacccggttctaagctgtaaagcatgccgcactgaacgagggagtaatcatcagcacgctgctgccaagcgttcaaaatgtcttggttctctgggattggtgcttcacctagcggtgcttctaagacataatctttcttggctgctatgaggatgatcctcaggttccggacccagtccgtatagttgctgccatcatctttcagcttggttttctctaggaacgcattgaaattgaggacaacgtgggccatttgatctacaagacatagtgtaaagattttagactaagttcatgataattaagttcatctaatcaaattactcaatgaactcccactcagatagacatcactctagtcatctaagtgaaacaagatccgagttaactaggccgtgtccgatcatcacgtgagacggactagtcaagatcggtgaacatctccatgttgatcgtatcttctatacgactcatgctcgacctttcggtcctccgtgttccgaggccatgtctgtacatgctaggctcgtcaagtcaacctaagtgtattgcgtgtgttctgaggccatgtctgtacatgctaggctcgtcaacacccgttgtattcgaacattagaatctatcacacccgatcatcacgtgaccttcgcaacggtgcacagttagggggaacacttttcttgaaattatcataagggatcatcttacttactaccgtcgttctaagcaaataagatacaaaacatgataaacatcacatgcaatcaaattgtgacatgatatggccaatatcattttgctcctttgatctccatcttcggggcaccatgatcatcttcgtcaccggcatgacaccatgatctccatcattgtgtcttcatgaagtcgtcacgccaacgattacttctacttctatggctaacgcgtttagcaacaaagtaaagtaatttacatggcgttattcaatgacacgcaggtcatacaaaataataaagacaactcctatggctcctgccggttgtcatactcatcgacatgcaagtcgtgattcctattacaagaatatgatcaatctcatacatcacatatatcattcatcacatcttctggccatatcacatcacatagcacatgctgcaaaaacaagttagacgtcctctaattgttgttgcaagtttttacgtggcttgtaggtttctagcaagaacgtttcttacctacgtatgaccacaacgtgatttgccaatttctatttacccttcataaggacccttttcatcgaatccgttccgactaaagtaggagagacagacacccgctagccacctcatgcaactagtgcatgtcagtcggtggaacctgtctcacgtaagcgtacgtgtaaggtcggtccgggccgcttcatcctacaataccgccgaaacaagataagactagtagcggcaagaagaattggcaacatcaacgcccacaactactttgtgttctactcgtgcatagtaactacgcataggcctggctcatgatgccactgttgggaatcgtagcataattttaaaattttcctacgctcaccaagatccatctatggagtatactagcaacgaggggaaaggagtgcatctacatacccttctagatcgcgagcggaagcgttccaatgaacgtggatgacggagtcgtactcgccgtgattcaaatcaccgatgaccgagtgccgaacggacggcacctccgtgttcaacacacgtacggtgcagcgacgtctcctccttcttgatccagcaaggggaaggagaggtttatggagatccagcagcacgaggcatggtggtggatgtagcgggtctcggcagggcttcgccgagcttctgcgagagggagaggtgtagcaggggaggagggaggcgcccaaggctgttataTTACTGCCCTctctccccccctttatataggccccttgggagggggggcgccggccaagatccatctaagggggggggggcggccaaggggggtaacttaccccccaagtcaagtggggcgccccccaccctagggtttccaaccctaggcgcagggggaaggcccatggggggcgccccagcccactatgggctggttcccttcccacttcagcccatggggccctccgggacaggtagccccacccggtggacccccgggacccttccggtggtcccggtacaataccgataacccccgaaactttcccggtggccgaaactggacttcctatatataattcttcacctacggaccattccggaactccttgtcacgtccgggatctcatccgggactccgtacaactttcgggtttccgcatactcatatctctacaaccctagcgtcaccgaaccttaagtgtgtagaccctacgggttcgggagacatgcagacatgaccgatacgcctctccggtcaataaccaacagcgggatctggatacccatgttggctcccacatgttccacgatgatctcatcggatgaaccacgatgtcgaggattcaatcaatcccgtatacaattccctttgtcaatcggtatgttacttgcccgagattcgatcgtcggtatcccaataccttgttcaatctcgttaccggcaagtctctttactcgtaccgcaatgcatgatcccgtgactaacgccttagtcacattgagctcattatgatgatgcattaccgagtgggcccagagatacctctccgtcacacggagtgactgtgacacccaagtttttatttggat
The Aegilops tauschii subsp. strangulata cultivar AL8/78 chromosome 3, Aet v6.0, whole genome shotgun sequence genome window above contains:
- the LOC109771348 gene encoding uncharacterized protein, which produces MRGHAQRRPSASRNTEPRRGPHASQPLITSALRCVVLKPHTRPFKYGLGAPFPGRDATSAKRNTSQPLLACSRRQAPPQLATVPATQLVQLRPPVPSSDAGELVDREAISKMNAPSSWLFADNSKYSTRARLVFMGLSFAIGILTFLIYLAIWYTCSRRSRRQRGAGAADLEAGAADTAAAERGMSDAAIAALPTFAYEQAQADDAAVDCAVCLGQLEAGEKARRLPKCAHLFHAECVDAWLRAHCTCPMCRAPVGLAAATSSKKDGTTETTPAPATATATTETAEALPPV